In Debaryomyces hansenii CBS767 chromosome A complete sequence, a genomic segment contains:
- a CDS encoding DEHA2D15268p (some similarities with CA2307|IPF18488.5eoc Candida albicans IPF18488.5eoc unknown function 5-prime end and CA2306|IPF6510 Candida albicans IPF6510 unknown function) — translation MTEINFVNRTMEMDGGLPYHRNSSSSPEGKNSEENGIETEIRHNGVGESSKPKKKRKTTNRACDACAIRKVKCEQNRPCSHCVSNNLNCTQLRERKKSGPKTLHKKTLDSINSFSEKKGPEGTVRPSLSHHSTSSSNTLTTVQELIASNHADHPVESVPQNLTNESVDSMRNQNVLTSERLVNILRLIEDPVMYKCLQNLTVHSLLTSYESSIKFVQVQFANTNGELVIQSTDLMVLSRLLIIFTLNLLIVENLIKFSSVGYKTQFMDGDIDSYKSLKNLLQLKITEVSLPIEQLSFFPGCSTVQQMHISQQLYYNQSISALHLCNFHQITNYLNTQNQNQQKLIYLRKSITFYQLINLPFKSTAELTDVQLYELYESLFTMESLYFFLSSDFIIKSNNVLLNEWNNYNFSHIQFHKKSSDGNSLFEIFKIINKEDLINSKSINYLFKFSIFNTNKNSSIKNIKKINNNKTIGNTSYIQFKQFLNSLSNEDFMFEILKYIILFKIIIVHCNELNFMHLKCELIESVINLNNLLDFKDNNLYLQISNYQLLPHLMQVLKFNIEIDESHLKENQMVLMKFTKNLIELFPFCNKNIKDLISCYDGLRTWFNKLSQLSSEMKQDGNVSEKDQFLLNDILNEFDSKMINSTEATNPNSTFITHCPSPQNLLRDFDLSNANPSNGLDGPAKNTPNAPMTLMTGSSDHIRSTLNSSGSLHSLLNPLQSLPAKPVVTTTAATTGRNEDLSELISLSLSESAKNLCNTFHQFGDEFSHNNDNSNSLSNLFQFNSASRTADWSVGNEEIKSQPNFLL, via the coding sequence ATGACCGAGATCAACTTTGTTAATAGAACCATGGAAATGGATGGAGGATTACCATACCACAGGAATAGTAGTTCAAGTCCGGAGGGAAAGAACAGCGAGGAGAACGGAATAGAAACGGAGATAAGGCATAACGGAGTTGGAGAACTGTCCAaaccgaagaagaagagaaagacGACTAATAGGGCGTGTGATGCATGTGCGATAAGAAAGGTGAAGTGTGAACAGAATAGACCTTGTTCGCACTGTGTTAGTAACAACTTGAACTGTACGCAGTTGCgagaaagaaagaagagcGGGCCGAAAACACTTCACAAAAAGACGCTCGACAGTATCAACAGTTTTTCGGAGAAAAAGGGTCCTGAGGGGACGGTACGGCCATCGTTGTCACACCACTCGACGTCGAGTTCGAATACATTGACGACGGTCCAGGAGTTGATTGCGTCGAACCATGCAGATCACCCCGTGGAGTCGGTGCCGCAGAACTTGACCAACGAAAGTGTGGACAGCATGCGAAACCAAAATGTGTTAACGTCTGAACGTCTTGTCAATATCTTGCGGTTGATAGAGGACCCCGTGATGTATAAATGCTTGCAGAACTTGACAGTGCACTCGTTGTTGACTAGTTATGAAAGTTCAATTAAATTCGTACAGGTACAATTTGCGAACACCAACGGCGAATTGGTTATCCAGTCTACTGACTTAATGGTATTATCGAGGTTGCTAATCATATTTACCTTGAATCTATTGATAGTCGAAAACCTAATTAAGTTTCTGTCTGTTGGTTACAAAACACAATTTATGGATGGGGATATTGATCTGTATAAatctttgaagaatttgttGCAGTTGAAAATCACTGAGGTGCTGTTGCCAATAGAACAGTTGTCATTTTTTCCTGGATGTTCAACTGTGCAACAAATGCATATTTCGCAACAGCTTTACTATAACCAGTCGATATCCGCCTTACACTTATGCAACTTCCACCAAATCACAAACTATTTGAATActcaaaatcaaaaccaGCAAAAGCTAATCTATCTTAGAAAGTCGATTACATTTTATCAGTTGATCAACCTTCCCTTCAAAAGTACAGCGGAACTTACAGATGTGCAATTATACGAATTATATGAATCGTTGTTCACTATGGAGAgtttatatttctttttgtCATCagatttcattattaaaagtaaCAATGTATTGTTAAACGAATGGAATAATTATAACTTTAgtcatattcaatttcataaGAAATCATCTGACGGTAATTCGCTATTcgaaatattcaaaatcattaataaagaGGACTTgatcaattcaaaatcaatcaactacctattcaaattttccattttcaacaccaataaaaattcaagtatCAAAAACataaagaaaatcaataataataaaacaatcGGCAATACAtcttatattcaattcaagcaatttttgaatagcTTATCAAATGAGGATTTTatgtttgaaattttaaagtatattatattattcaaaattattattgtccATTGcaatgaattaaatttcaTGCATTTAAAGTGTGAATTAATCGAGTCAGTTATTAACTTGAACAATCTCTTAGACTTTAAGGATAATAACCTTTATTTACAAATCAGTAACTATCAATTATTGCCACATTTGATGCAAGTTTTAAAgtttaatattgaaattgacgAAAGCCACTTGAAGGAGAATCAAATGGTCCTTATGAAATTCACAAAGAACTTGATCGAGCTTTTCCCATTTTGCAATAAGAATATCAAAGACCTTATTTCATGCTACGATGGTTTAAGAACCTGGTTTAACAAGTTGAGTCAACTTTCTAGTGAAATGAAACAAGATGGTAATGTTAGTGAGAAGGATCAATTCCTCCttaatgatattttgaatgagTTTGACTCGAAGATGATCAACTCAACGGAAGCAACAAACCCAAACTCGACCTTCATTACCCATTGTCCAAGTCCCCAGAATTTGTTACGAGATTTTGACTTATCCAATGCCAACCCCTCTAATGGACTTGACGGTCCTGCTAAGAATACTCCGAATGCTCCAATGACACTAATGACGGGATCAAGTGATCACATCCGAAGCACACTCAACAGTTCTGGTAGTCTCCACCTGCTTCTTAATCCGTTGCAATCTTTACCAGCAAAACCAGTAGTAACAACTACTGCAGCAACTACAGGCAGGAATGAGGATTTGAGcgaattgatttcattatcGTTGTCAGAAAGTGCCAAAAACTTGTGCAATACGTTTCACCAATTTGGTGACGAATTTTCacataataatgataacagTAATAGTTTGAGCAATTTGTTTCAATTCAACTCGGCTTCTCGTACAGCGGATTGGTCCGTGGGCAACGAAGAGATAAAATCTCAGCCAAACTTTTTACTTTGA